In a single window of the Planctomycetota bacterium genome:
- a CDS encoding RnfABCDGE type electron transport complex subunit D, translated as MSYRLPHILAVSLPLIGGVVMFGWRGAGVIALVLGAGLVTSVLLCKVGRRGRHLQTTDVVWALLAVCLLLPAALASAAGLPWAIGIGALVTLAVWGFGGPATSRVPIPAVAVLLVGIVQPSRLEQPAVLGAERPMVGDVLVFETTTPPERPWYRREMGTIAFEPPAVALQKHTMGIVDPDLLLRDALPPFADVVLGATPTALGGSALLTLAALLLLAKTNRFDALLPMLALCVAYVMLMALPHAGNGWGLFASFGDGWLAGLTFVHYQLLSGPFLVTVALLAAMPGIRPMSLQGRIVFATILGTLSAVLQVYLSTSLGPLIALCGVALLTPVLDRHALPRPLL; from the coding sequence GTGTCGTATCGCTTGCCGCACATCCTCGCCGTTTCCCTCCCGCTGATCGGCGGCGTAGTGATGTTTGGTTGGCGGGGCGCGGGCGTGATCGCGCTCGTCCTCGGTGCGGGCCTGGTGACGTCGGTACTGCTGTGTAAGGTCGGCCGACGCGGGCGACACTTGCAGACGACCGATGTGGTCTGGGCGTTGCTCGCCGTCTGCCTGCTGTTACCGGCGGCGCTTGCCAGTGCTGCCGGGCTGCCGTGGGCGATCGGCATCGGCGCGCTCGTCACACTGGCGGTGTGGGGCTTTGGTGGGCCGGCGACATCGAGGGTGCCGATCCCCGCGGTGGCCGTGCTGCTCGTCGGGATCGTCCAGCCGAGCCGGCTTGAGCAGCCGGCCGTACTCGGGGCCGAACGCCCGATGGTCGGTGACGTGCTTGTATTCGAGACGACGACCCCGCCAGAACGGCCGTGGTACCGCCGGGAGATGGGCACCATCGCTTTCGAGCCGCCGGCCGTTGCCCTCCAAAAACACACGATGGGCATCGTCGACCCGGACCTGCTGCTGCGCGACGCGCTTCCGCCGTTCGCGGACGTGGTGCTCGGAGCGACGCCCACCGCGCTAGGAGGAAGCGCGCTCCTCACGCTCGCGGCGTTATTGTTGCTGGCCAAGACCAATCGCTTCGACGCGTTGCTGCCGATGCTGGCGCTGTGCGTTGCGTATGTCATGCTGATGGCGTTGCCGCATGCGGGCAACGGCTGGGGCTTGTTCGCGTCCTTTGGCGACGGCTGGCTGGCCGGACTGACGTTCGTGCATTACCAACTGCTCAGCGGACCGTTTCTGGTCACCGTGGCATTGCTGGCGGCGATGCCGGGTATCCGGCCGATGTCGCTACAGGGACGCATCGTCTTCGCCACGATCCTCGGCACGCTGTCGGCGGTCTTGCAGGTGTACCTGAGCACGTCGCTCGGGCCGCTGATCGCGCTGTGCGGCGTGGCGTTGCTCACGCCGGTTCTCGACCGCCACGCACTACCGCGACCGCTACTGTGA
- a CDS encoding 4Fe-4S dicluster domain-containing protein has protein sequence MAVTLGRPSVAFALLPGDRSPVVEPLPPIDPLDPAAIDQLLDRGIVGDRVGCPKLVEQLTALKTTTVDRVIVNLIPAFPVQTPALSLAWCADNVALMATGLKFLRKLCKVSKCTIATDNPAGGALAGPVRRAGRVRPLRPSFPQGDPHVLIYTLTGRKLPVGALPIKRSVMIVDAAAVIAIADAAEGRRQTHVPIQIDGRLIRVPVGTPLGALSDTPMLAGDLPRNLVADLDHPIGRGELVFRSPPTPPRPADVCIRCGWCLDACPAHIHPVGLGEAAQLEDKALATKFGIEHCIECGNCEAVCPSRLPLLEAIRSLR, from the coding sequence ATGGCCGTGACGCTGGGCAGACCTTCGGTCGCGTTCGCGCTGCTACCGGGTGACCGGAGTCCGGTGGTCGAGCCGCTTCCGCCGATTGATCCGCTCGATCCTGCGGCGATCGACCAACTCCTCGACCGTGGCATCGTCGGTGACCGCGTGGGCTGCCCAAAGCTCGTCGAACAACTCACCGCGCTGAAAACCACCACGGTCGATCGCGTCATCGTCAATCTCATCCCGGCCTTCCCCGTGCAGACGCCCGCGCTGTCGTTGGCATGGTGCGCGGACAACGTCGCGCTCATGGCGACGGGGCTGAAGTTCCTGCGGAAGCTATGCAAAGTCTCGAAATGCACGATCGCGACGGACAACCCGGCCGGTGGCGCGCTCGCCGGGCCGGTGCGCCGGGCCGGAAGGGTCCGCCCCCTGCGACCGAGCTTCCCGCAGGGTGACCCGCACGTGCTGATCTATACCCTGACCGGGCGCAAGCTGCCTGTCGGGGCGTTGCCCATCAAACGATCGGTGATGATCGTCGATGCAGCCGCAGTCATCGCCATCGCCGACGCGGCCGAGGGACGCCGACAGACGCACGTTCCGATCCAGATCGACGGCCGGCTCATCCGTGTGCCGGTAGGCACGCCGCTCGGAGCGTTGTCCGACACCCCGATGCTTGCTGGCGATCTGCCACGCAACCTCGTCGCTGACTTGGATCATCCGATCGGCAGAGGCGAGTTGGTTTTTCGATCGCCACCGACACCGCCTCGGCCGGCCGATGTTTGCATCCGGTGTGGATGGTGCCTCGACGCATGCCCGGCGCATATTCACCCCGTCGGCCTCGGCGAAGCGGCTCAACTCGAAGACAAGGCGCTTGCCACCAAGTTCGGCATCGAGCACTGCATCGAATGTGGCAACTGCGAGGCCGTATGTCCTTCACGCCTGCCCCTGCTCGAAGCGATCCGCTCCTTGCGGTAG
- a CDS encoding sugar phosphate isomerase/epimerase family protein → MLSLSGFTDEIDPDLDQQIRVAQQCGLSAIEFRSVDNTNILALSHAQQAEAKQKLDDAGLAVVSIGSPCGKRPIDTAEHELLDQFQKAIDRAVFFEAPLIRVFSFYPVGGERAGPIEPVRDRAIELLAKQAEMLEATDITMVHENEKGIYGDIGRRCLELMEGVDSPKLQSAFDFANFVQCGEKPRENWIGLEPYTIHIHVKDAKMGSGEVVAAGEGDGDIAAILKDAYDTGYRGYVSMEPHLKVAGHSHGESGPDKFIYAVEKLRELCASIDVPLEGA, encoded by the coding sequence ATGCTCAGCCTTAGCGGATTCACCGATGAGATCGATCCGGACCTAGACCAGCAGATTCGCGTCGCCCAGCAGTGCGGTCTGTCTGCCATCGAGTTTCGAAGCGTCGACAATACCAATATCCTCGCCCTGTCCCATGCGCAACAAGCCGAGGCGAAACAGAAACTCGACGACGCCGGTCTCGCGGTCGTGAGTATCGGCAGCCCCTGCGGCAAACGTCCGATCGACACCGCCGAGCACGAATTGCTCGATCAGTTCCAAAAGGCGATCGACCGGGCCGTGTTCTTCGAAGCGCCGCTCATCCGCGTGTTCAGCTTTTACCCGGTCGGCGGCGAAAGAGCCGGCCCGATCGAGCCGGTGCGGGACCGTGCGATCGAGCTATTGGCCAAACAAGCTGAGATGCTCGAAGCGACCGACATCACGATGGTTCACGAGAACGAGAAAGGCATTTACGGTGACATCGGCCGGCGGTGTCTCGAGTTGATGGAAGGCGTGGATTCACCAAAGCTGCAAAGCGCGTTCGACTTCGCGAACTTCGTTCAGTGCGGCGAGAAGCCGCGCGAGAACTGGATCGGACTTGAACCCTACACCATACACATCCACGTCAAAGACGCGAAGATGGGCAGCGGAGAAGTCGTCGCCGCCGGTGAGGGTGACGGCGACATCGCGGCCATCCTCAAAGACGCGTACGACACCGGTTACCGCGGCTATGTTTCGATGGAGCCGCACTTGAAAGTTGCCGGCCATTCGCACGGCGAAAGCGGCCCCGACAAGTTCATCTACGCTGTCGAGAAGCTGCGTGAGTTGTGCGCGTCGATCGACGTCCCGCTTGAGGGGGCGTGA